The Akkermansia muciniphila genome contains a region encoding:
- a CDS encoding acyl-ACP thioesterase domain-containing protein, with protein sequence MEHAAAQGIYSTQAAVRSYECGADGLMKSETVLHWFQEIAEAHASALGFGYDFVMSRGLAWVEVRLDAAISRRPGWKETVELRTWTAQETPLLARRNLEIRDAQGNSLITASCLWAVIDVRRRRPVPLNRHINAFPDTPCKKTVAPVSVDTSGLHPEIREWTAERRDTDFNRHINNAAYLVWALEDLPSSWQEEHELTGMHLHFKKETHAGESMKSLLFRQESTTCHHLMQGDELRAEVVLEWRAANSSAHI encoded by the coding sequence ATGGAACACGCCGCCGCCCAGGGAATTTATTCCACTCAAGCCGCCGTCCGCAGTTATGAATGCGGGGCGGACGGCCTGATGAAGTCGGAAACGGTTCTGCACTGGTTCCAGGAAATAGCGGAAGCCCACGCCTCCGCCCTTGGCTTCGGTTATGACTTCGTGATGTCCCGAGGGCTGGCGTGGGTGGAAGTGCGCCTGGATGCGGCCATCAGCCGCCGTCCCGGATGGAAGGAAACGGTGGAGCTCCGCACCTGGACCGCACAGGAAACGCCCCTGCTGGCCCGCCGCAATCTGGAAATAAGGGACGCCCAGGGAAACAGCCTCATCACGGCGAGCTGCCTGTGGGCGGTCATTGACGTGCGCCGCAGACGCCCGGTGCCATTGAACAGGCACATTAATGCCTTCCCTGATACGCCGTGCAAAAAAACCGTCGCCCCGGTTTCCGTAGATACGTCCGGTCTTCATCCGGAAATACGGGAATGGACGGCTGAACGCCGTGACACGGACTTCAACCGCCACATCAACAATGCGGCCTACCTGGTCTGGGCTCTGGAAGACCTCCCAAGCTCCTGGCAGGAAGAACACGAATTAACGGGCATGCACCTCCATTTCAAGAAGGAAACCCATGCGGGAGAATCCATGAAATCCCTGCTGTTCCGCCAGGAATCTACCACCTGCCACCACCTCATGCAGGGAGACGAACTGCGCGCGGAAGTAGTGCTGGAATGGAGAGCCGCAAACAGCAGCGCCCATATTTGA
- a CDS encoding UDP-glucuronic acid decarboxylase family protein produces MSKRILITGGAGFIGSHLSERLLKEGHEVICMDNFFTGSKQNVLHLMDHPGFELIRHDVTVPCMMEVDEIYNLACPASPPHYQFDPVHTVKTSVLGALNMLGLAKRCKARILQASTSEVYGDPAVHPQPETYWGNVNPIGVRSCYDEGKRCAETLFMNYHRTHGVDVRIIRIFNTYGPRMNPGDGRVVSNFIVQALKGEDITIYGTGRQTRSFQYVDDLVEGMVRMMNTEGFPGPVNLGNPGEFTMLELAEKVIEMTRSTSKTVFCPLPQDDPAQRKPDIRLAGEKLGWKPGIPLEKGLEKTIAYFRSIL; encoded by the coding sequence ATGAGTAAAAGGATTTTAATCACCGGAGGCGCCGGCTTCATCGGCTCCCACCTCAGCGAACGGCTGCTGAAAGAAGGCCATGAAGTCATCTGCATGGACAACTTCTTCACGGGCAGCAAGCAAAACGTGCTGCACCTGATGGATCACCCCGGATTTGAATTAATCCGCCATGACGTCACCGTTCCCTGCATGATGGAAGTGGATGAAATCTACAATCTGGCATGCCCCGCTTCCCCCCCCCACTACCAGTTTGACCCCGTCCACACCGTCAAAACCTCCGTGCTGGGCGCCCTGAACATGCTGGGCCTCGCCAAACGCTGCAAGGCCAGAATCCTCCAGGCGTCCACCAGCGAGGTGTACGGAGACCCCGCCGTTCATCCCCAGCCGGAAACGTACTGGGGCAACGTAAATCCCATCGGCGTGCGCTCCTGTTATGACGAAGGCAAAAGATGCGCGGAAACCCTGTTCATGAACTACCACCGGACGCATGGGGTGGACGTCCGCATCATCCGCATTTTCAACACCTATGGCCCGCGCATGAACCCTGGCGACGGCCGCGTGGTCTCCAACTTCATCGTTCAGGCTCTGAAGGGTGAGGACATCACCATTTACGGAACGGGCAGGCAGACCCGCAGTTTCCAGTACGTGGACGACCTGGTGGAAGGCATGGTCCGCATGATGAATACGGAAGGCTTCCCAGGCCCCGTCAACCTGGGCAATCCGGGCGAATTCACCATGCTTGAACTGGCGGAAAAAGTCATTGAAATGACAAGATCCACGTCCAAAACAGTTTTCTGTCCCCTGCCGCAGGACGACCCGGCCCAGCGTAAGCCGGATATCCGGCTGGCAGGTGAAAAGCTTGGCTGGAAGCCGGGCATTCCCCTGGAAAAAGGCCTTGAAAAAACCATCGCCTACTTCCGGAGCATTCTATAG
- a CDS encoding HAMP domain-containing sensor histidine kinase produces the protein MNRRIRIILLAISLLLVIGTLGWLTRVLLVQADETGHSEQNIKVEALAHEAKLEMDRLLTSFITFEQARGYFEYQPFYAYKRPYDQRMGMPEAGEAARGSNLTSYLPDYVTAYLQISPSGHVSGPALAPQLAERLNRQKDLYERLNAKVSALTSVPSSGNLWSDIRNEILHESPEPEPAEAGTPAQVETVTSFVPVEDEGNFYILRQVHTSRGVYLQGALMNMDSLNRRLPSQVTELLPHSRLSTFDPAAPAPEEARQPGTLRFANAPLVFQPGDTGAVPLQDHKKMLTWTLTLIWSMVLLGAAGVIWLMLGTFRLEQRRGDFVSAVTHELRTPLTSFSLYTEMLEDGMVPEQKKPEYYANMQRECRRLEHLIDNVLAYSKLQRNAIRRTRDTLTCQELFEPIAEKIERRLREAGISFSFALAQPIRILPIHTDAVSVEQIMDNLTSNAIKYAKGENAKVQLTVHADRHNIVIRFRDNGPGISPKNRKLVFKPFRRTRDATNSRKPGVGLGLALAKDTARSLGGDLKLEFGTLGGASFLLTIPKS, from the coding sequence GTGAACCGGCGCATACGCATCATTCTGCTGGCAATCAGCCTGCTGCTGGTCATCGGCACGCTGGGATGGCTCACCCGCGTCCTGCTGGTGCAGGCGGATGAAACGGGCCATTCCGAACAGAACATCAAGGTGGAGGCCCTGGCCCATGAAGCCAAGCTGGAAATGGACCGCCTGCTGACCTCTTTCATCACCTTTGAACAGGCACGCGGCTACTTTGAATACCAGCCCTTCTACGCCTACAAGCGCCCCTATGACCAGCGCATGGGCATGCCGGAAGCCGGGGAAGCCGCCCGGGGGTCCAACCTCACCTCCTATCTGCCGGACTACGTCACGGCCTACCTCCAGATTTCCCCCTCCGGCCATGTAAGCGGCCCCGCGCTGGCCCCGCAGCTTGCCGAACGGCTGAACAGGCAGAAAGACCTTTACGAACGCCTGAACGCCAAGGTATCCGCCCTCACCTCCGTGCCGTCCAGCGGCAACCTGTGGTCTGACATCCGGAATGAAATCCTGCATGAATCCCCGGAACCGGAGCCAGCGGAAGCAGGAACGCCCGCCCAGGTGGAAACCGTCACCTCCTTCGTTCCCGTGGAAGATGAGGGAAACTTTTACATCCTGCGCCAGGTGCATACCAGCCGCGGCGTATACCTGCAGGGAGCCCTGATGAACATGGACAGCCTGAACAGGCGGCTGCCCTCCCAGGTCACGGAGCTGCTGCCCCATAGCCGGCTGTCCACCTTTGACCCCGCCGCCCCGGCTCCGGAAGAAGCGCGGCAGCCGGGCACGCTCCGCTTTGCCAATGCCCCCCTGGTCTTCCAGCCCGGGGACACCGGAGCCGTCCCCTTGCAGGACCACAAGAAAATGCTGACCTGGACGCTCACGCTCATCTGGAGCATGGTGCTGCTGGGCGCGGCAGGGGTCATCTGGCTCATGCTGGGCACCTTCCGCCTGGAACAGCGCCGCGGGGACTTCGTCTCCGCCGTTACCCATGAACTCAGAACGCCCCTCACCTCCTTTTCCCTGTACACGGAAATGCTGGAAGACGGCATGGTCCCGGAACAGAAAAAACCGGAATACTATGCCAACATGCAGCGGGAATGCCGACGCCTGGAACACCTGATTGACAACGTGCTAGCGTACTCCAAGCTCCAGCGCAACGCCATCCGCCGCACGCGGGACACCCTCACCTGCCAGGAGCTTTTTGAACCCATTGCGGAGAAGATAGAACGCCGCCTCCGGGAGGCTGGCATCAGCTTCTCCTTCGCCCTGGCCCAGCCCATCCGCATCCTCCCCATCCATACGGACGCCGTTTCCGTGGAACAGATCATGGACAACCTGACCTCCAACGCCATTAAATATGCCAAGGGGGAAAACGCGAAAGTCCAGCTCACCGTCCATGCCGACCGTCACAACATCGTCATCCGCTTCCGGGATAATGGCCCGGGCATCTCTCCGAAAAACCGCAAGCTCGTCTTCAAGCCCTTCCGGAGAACGAGGGACGCCACCAACAGCCGGAAACCCGGCGTAGGCCTGGGGCTGGCGCTGGCCAAGGACACCGCCCGCTCCCTGGGTGGAGACCTGAAACTGGAATTCGGCACCCTAGGCGGCGCCAGCTTCCTGCTGACCATTCCCAAATCATGA
- a CDS encoding response regulator transcription factor, which yields MSDSAYTILIAEDDDSIRHALTDVLSASGYEVLAVEEGLAAIRAVRERNFDLALLDVAMPGADGFQVLQVMSAERPGTPAIMLTARGEEEDRVQGLKLGADDYIVKPFSIRELLARIEAVLRRSPERPRQLREIRIPGASLDSANRVLTFEDGKETSLTAREFEFLTYMATHPNRVITRDELLRRVWDVDPRLTDTRSVEMTVMRLRDKLGATGAAPLETLRSQGYRWNSSFVS from the coding sequence ATGAGTGATTCAGCATATACCATTCTGATTGCGGAGGATGACGACAGCATCCGGCATGCCCTGACGGACGTGCTGTCCGCTTCCGGCTATGAAGTGCTGGCGGTGGAGGAAGGCCTGGCCGCCATCCGCGCCGTGCGGGAACGCAACTTTGACCTGGCCCTGCTGGACGTAGCCATGCCGGGAGCGGACGGCTTCCAGGTGCTCCAGGTCATGTCTGCGGAGCGCCCCGGCACGCCCGCCATCATGCTGACGGCCCGCGGAGAAGAGGAAGACCGCGTGCAGGGTCTCAAGCTGGGAGCGGACGACTACATCGTCAAGCCATTCAGCATCCGGGAACTGCTGGCCCGCATTGAAGCCGTGCTGCGCAGGTCTCCGGAACGGCCCCGCCAGCTTCGGGAAATCCGCATTCCAGGAGCTTCCCTGGACAGCGCCAACCGGGTGCTTACCTTTGAAGATGGAAAGGAAACCTCCCTGACTGCCCGTGAATTCGAATTCCTCACCTACATGGCCACCCACCCCAACCGCGTCATCACGCGGGACGAACTGCTCCGGCGCGTCTGGGACGTGGACCCGCGGCTGACGGACACGCGCTCCGTGGAAATGACCGTCATGCGCCTGCGGGACAAGCTGGGAGCCACAGGCGCCGCACCGCTGGAAACGCTCAGAAGCCAGGGCTACCGCTGGAATTCATCCTTCGTCTCCTGA
- the hemB gene encoding porphobilinogen synthase: MNLPIRPRRNRKSANIRGLIRETSLSPEHLIYPVFVHEGSANQPITSLPGCTRWSVKGLVEEAKRLMDLGIRTLDLFPAIPDGKKTPDACEACNPDGLIPRTIYALKSEVPGITVMTDVALDPYNSDGHDGLVEFRSDGTMEILNDDSVEVLCRQALCHADAGADIVSPSDMMDGRVAAIRATLDSEALDDVSIMAYTAKYASALYGPFRGALESEPKEGDKKTYQMDPGNIREALREAQLDEAEGADILMVKPATLYLDVMAAMRKHVTLPVAAYHVSGEYLMIKSAVASGWLDERETVLETLTSIRRAGADMILTYYAPQAAEWLKQQR, from the coding sequence ATGAATCTACCGATACGGCCGCGCCGCAACAGAAAATCCGCCAACATCCGGGGCCTCATCCGGGAAACCTCCCTCTCCCCGGAGCACCTCATTTACCCGGTCTTTGTCCATGAAGGGTCCGCCAACCAGCCCATCACCTCCCTGCCCGGCTGCACGCGCTGGAGCGTCAAGGGACTGGTGGAGGAAGCCAAGCGCCTGATGGACCTGGGCATCCGCACGCTGGACCTTTTCCCGGCCATTCCGGACGGGAAGAAAACCCCGGACGCCTGCGAGGCCTGCAACCCGGACGGACTCATTCCGCGCACCATTTACGCGCTCAAGAGTGAAGTGCCCGGCATCACCGTCATGACGGATGTGGCGCTGGACCCTTACAATTCAGACGGCCATGACGGCCTGGTGGAATTCCGCTCCGACGGCACCATGGAAATCCTTAATGACGACTCCGTGGAGGTTCTCTGCCGCCAGGCCTTGTGCCATGCGGACGCCGGGGCGGACATCGTCTCCCCCAGCGACATGATGGACGGCCGCGTGGCCGCCATCCGCGCCACGCTGGACTCTGAAGCACTGGATGACGTCTCCATCATGGCTTATACCGCCAAATACGCCAGCGCCCTGTACGGGCCGTTCCGCGGCGCTCTGGAAAGCGAACCGAAGGAGGGGGACAAGAAAACGTACCAGATGGACCCCGGCAACATCCGGGAGGCCCTGCGGGAAGCGCAGCTGGATGAAGCGGAAGGCGCCGACATTCTGATGGTGAAGCCCGCCACGCTGTACCTGGACGTCATGGCCGCCATGCGGAAACATGTCACGCTCCCCGTAGCCGCCTACCACGTTAGCGGAGAATATCTGATGATTAAGTCCGCCGTGGCCTCCGGCTGGCTGGATGAACGGGAAACCGTTCTGGAGACTCTAACTTCCATCCGGCGCGCCGGGGCGGACATGATCCTTACGTATTATGCCCCCCAGGCGGCCGAATGGCTTAAACAACAACGCTGA
- the thrS gene encoding threonine--tRNA ligase yields the protein MSEHKERKTLEERHQMSDLERLRHSCAHVLATAICRIWPDAQLAGGPAVDNGFYYDVELDHRISTEDFERIEAEMKKVVKENQPFQKEIISRAEAMKMAESGELGALGPRSEPSRFKIDLLNDIPEDEEISLFRNGDFTDLCAGPHVGRTGNCKAFKVMSVASAFYKGDKNRPMLQRIYGTCFPNRTQLDEHLERLEEARRRDHRKLGRELGLFCIDEAVGQGLILWKPKGALIRRSLQDFITQELDKLGYSQVYTPNIGKLDLYRTSGHFPYYQESQYAPIPERDAMEKLSQEGASCAELFNGLATGTIEGYMLKPMNCPHHIKIYANDAHSYRDLPVRLAEFGTVYRWEQSGELGGMTRVRGFTQDDAHIFCTPDQLAGEIRQCLGIVKTIFGTLGMTDYRVRLSMRDPESDKYVGSPENWDKAEQALREAAEWLGADYSEEAGEAAFYGPKIDFIVRDAIGREWQLGTVQVDYNLPERFDLHYTGADNKPHRPVMVHRAPFGSMERFTGLLIEHFEGKFPTWLSPEQVRVLPISDKVMEVARAHREALAARGVRVTVDETPDKIGAKIRNARLDRVPYMLVLGQREAEEGTVSVRHRDKEDLGPMPFEQFADIVVREIAERHISPMI from the coding sequence ATGTCCGAACACAAGGAAAGAAAGACTCTTGAAGAACGCCATCAGATGTCTGATCTGGAACGGCTGCGCCACTCCTGCGCGCACGTTCTGGCTACGGCCATTTGCCGCATCTGGCCGGACGCCCAGCTTGCCGGCGGTCCTGCCGTGGATAACGGTTTTTATTACGATGTGGAACTGGACCACCGCATCAGCACAGAAGATTTTGAGCGCATTGAGGCGGAAATGAAGAAGGTGGTGAAGGAAAACCAGCCTTTCCAGAAGGAAATCATCTCCCGTGCGGAGGCCATGAAGATGGCTGAATCCGGGGAACTGGGCGCCCTGGGGCCCCGCAGCGAGCCTTCCCGCTTCAAGATTGACCTGCTGAACGACATTCCGGAAGACGAGGAGATTTCCCTGTTCCGCAACGGTGATTTTACGGACCTGTGCGCCGGACCCCACGTGGGCCGCACGGGGAACTGCAAGGCGTTCAAGGTCATGAGCGTGGCGAGCGCCTTCTACAAGGGGGACAAGAACCGCCCCATGCTCCAGCGCATTTACGGCACCTGCTTCCCGAACCGCACCCAGCTTGACGAACATCTGGAACGGCTGGAGGAAGCGCGCCGCCGGGACCACCGCAAGCTGGGCCGTGAACTGGGCCTGTTCTGCATTGACGAGGCCGTGGGCCAGGGCCTGATTCTCTGGAAGCCCAAGGGCGCCCTCATCCGCCGCTCCCTTCAGGATTTCATCACGCAGGAGCTGGACAAGCTGGGTTATTCCCAGGTGTACACGCCCAACATCGGCAAGCTGGACCTGTACCGCACTTCCGGCCACTTCCCGTATTACCAGGAAAGCCAGTACGCCCCCATTCCGGAGCGTGACGCCATGGAAAAGCTCAGCCAGGAAGGCGCTTCCTGCGCGGAACTGTTTAACGGACTGGCAACCGGCACCATTGAGGGCTACATGCTCAAGCCGATGAACTGCCCGCACCACATCAAGATTTACGCGAATGACGCCCATTCCTACCGGGACCTTCCCGTGAGGCTGGCGGAATTCGGCACCGTGTACCGCTGGGAGCAGAGCGGGGAACTGGGCGGCATGACGCGCGTGCGCGGCTTCACGCAGGACGACGCCCACATTTTCTGCACGCCGGACCAGCTGGCCGGGGAAATCCGCCAGTGCCTGGGCATCGTGAAAACCATCTTCGGCACCCTGGGTATGACGGACTACCGCGTGCGCCTTTCCATGCGCGACCCGGAGAGCGACAAGTACGTAGGTTCCCCGGAGAACTGGGACAAAGCGGAACAGGCTCTGCGGGAAGCCGCGGAATGGCTGGGCGCGGATTATAGCGAGGAAGCCGGGGAAGCCGCGTTCTACGGCCCCAAGATCGACTTCATCGTGCGTGACGCCATTGGCCGAGAATGGCAGCTTGGCACCGTGCAGGTGGACTACAACCTGCCGGAACGCTTTGACCTCCATTACACCGGAGCGGACAACAAGCCGCACCGCCCCGTCATGGTGCACCGTGCGCCCTTCGGCTCCATGGAGCGGTTCACGGGCCTGCTGATTGAACACTTTGAAGGGAAATTCCCCACCTGGCTTTCCCCGGAACAGGTGCGCGTGCTTCCCATCTCCGACAAGGTGATGGAGGTTGCCCGCGCGCACCGGGAAGCGCTGGCCGCCAGAGGCGTGCGCGTGACGGTGGATGAAACGCCGGACAAGATCGGCGCCAAGATCCGCAACGCCCGCCTGGACCGTGTTCCGTACATGCTGGTTCTCGGCCAGCGGGAGGCGGAGGAAGGCACCGTTTCCGTCCGCCACAGGGACAAGGAAGACCTGGGGCCGATGCCCTTTGAACAGTTTGCTGACATTGTGGTCAGGGAAATTGCGGAACGTCATATTTCCCCCATGATTTGA
- the infC gene encoding translation initiation factor IF-3 codes for MNERIRAPRVRVVTANGDQLGVMNTRDALEKAKAVGLDLVEVAGNADPPVCRVVDYGRYKYQQSKLQKNNKSRTIRLKEIKLRIGTDTNDYNVKLARTESFLDHGHKVRFQLRFRGRENAHQELGYDVFNKVIADMKTMAQVDQPPRLAGNTMHMVLSPLPAQQRVKKFTAHLDADFDSEDSAFDAEDDE; via the coding sequence GTGAATGAACGCATTCGCGCTCCACGCGTGCGCGTGGTGACCGCCAATGGCGACCAGCTCGGGGTAATGAATACGCGCGACGCGCTGGAAAAGGCCAAAGCCGTTGGCCTGGACCTGGTGGAAGTAGCAGGCAATGCCGATCCGCCCGTGTGCCGCGTGGTGGACTATGGACGGTACAAGTACCAGCAGTCCAAGCTCCAGAAAAACAACAAGAGCCGCACGATCAGGCTCAAGGAAATCAAGCTCCGCATCGGGACGGACACGAACGATTACAACGTGAAGCTGGCCCGTACGGAAAGCTTCCTGGACCACGGGCATAAAGTCCGGTTCCAGCTCCGCTTCCGCGGTCGTGAAAACGCCCACCAGGAGCTTGGCTATGACGTGTTCAACAAGGTCATTGCGGACATGAAAACCATGGCGCAGGTGGACCAGCCTCCGCGCCTGGCCGGCAACACCATGCACATGGTGCTTTCCCCGCTCCCCGCCCAGCAGCGCGTGAAGAAATTCACCGCCCACCTGGATGCAGACTTTGATTCGGAAGATTCCGCCTTTGACGCGGAAGATGACGAATAA
- a CDS encoding master DNA invertase Mpi family serine-type recombinase produces the protein MNYGYIRVSSDKQTVENQRFEINNFCMRENIRIDGWIEETISGTKAYNKRQLGNLLKRVQKGDLIICAELSRLGRNLFMIMEILNICMGRECRVWTIKDNYRLGDDIQSKVLAFAFGLSAEIERNLISQRTKEALARKKAEGVILGRPKGRKSDPSKYKLSGKLSLIQGLLAEGVSKRQIAKICKVDRNTLARYLREYSCREMLEA, from the coding sequence ATGAACTACGGTTATATCAGAGTTAGCAGTGATAAACAAACTGTTGAAAATCAGCGCTTTGAAATCAATAACTTCTGCATGCGCGAAAATATCCGCATTGATGGGTGGATAGAAGAAACGATCAGCGGAACGAAAGCCTATAATAAACGGCAACTGGGTAATCTTCTGAAAAGAGTTCAGAAAGGTGATCTCATCATCTGTGCGGAACTTTCCCGCCTTGGTAGAAATCTGTTTATGATTATGGAGATTCTCAACATTTGCATGGGGAGAGAATGCAGAGTCTGGACGATCAAAGATAATTATCGCCTGGGGGATGATATTCAAAGCAAGGTTCTTGCTTTCGCTTTCGGCTTATCTGCTGAGATTGAGCGTAATCTTATCAGCCAGCGTACCAAGGAGGCCTTGGCGCGTAAAAAGGCAGAAGGGGTTATCCTTGGAAGGCCTAAAGGCAGAAAATCGGATCCATCCAAATATAAGTTGTCCGGCAAGCTGTCTTTGATACAAGGACTTTTGGCAGAAGGTGTTTCAAAACGTCAAATAGCAAAAATATGTAAGGTGGATCGTAACACCTTAGCCAGATATTTAAGAGAATATTCCTGTAGAGAAATGCTTGAAGCTTAA
- a CDS encoding TaqI-like C-terminal specificity domain-containing protein, translated as MSDFVQQNHTICSFESDESWVILSPIEQSIKRKIEAVGTPLKDWDIQIYRGVLTGCNEAFIISTEKRDEILANCQTASERSRTAELIRPILRGRDIKRYGYDWAGLWLIATFPACHYNIEDYLAVKNYLLSIGIERLEQTGKTHIVNGEKIKARKKTCHEWFETQDSISYWEDFYKPKIFYADITQDLNFCKCNEVMFCNNTTYFITSNSQNLPEHLITTLNSKLINWYYRTLSVQLGKNAIRMFSIYVLNIPIPKIIIGNIYETYNLSNEEIDFIEQKK; from the coding sequence TTGAGCGATTTTGTTCAGCAGAATCATACTATTTGCTCCTTTGAGAGCGATGAAAGCTGGGTCATCCTTTCTCCCATTGAGCAGAGCATCAAACGCAAGATTGAAGCCGTCGGAACGCCACTCAAGGATTGGGATATTCAAATTTACCGTGGTGTATTAACAGGCTGTAATGAAGCTTTCATTATTTCAACCGAGAAAAGGGATGAAATCCTTGCCAATTGCCAAACAGCGAGTGAGAGAAGTAGAACAGCTGAACTAATACGACCGATTTTGCGAGGTCGCGATATCAAACGATACGGGTACGATTGGGCAGGGTTGTGGTTAATAGCCACATTCCCCGCATGTCATTATAACATAGAGGACTATCTTGCTGTAAAAAATTACCTACTTTCTATCGGCATAGAACGATTAGAGCAAACAGGAAAAACTCATATTGTTAATGGTGAAAAAATCAAAGCTCGAAAAAAAACCTGTCATGAATGGTTTGAAACGCAAGATAGCATTAGCTATTGGGAGGATTTCTATAAGCCGAAAATATTTTACGCTGATATTACCCAAGATTTAAATTTTTGCAAATGTAATGAGGTTATGTTCTGTAATAATACTACCTACTTCATTACATCTAATAGTCAGAATCTACCTGAACACTTAATAACAACATTAAATTCTAAACTTATAAATTGGTATTACAGGACACTATCTGTGCAGTTGGGTAAAAATGCTATTCGAATGTTTTCTATATATGTATTAAATATACCTATACCTAAAATTATAATTGGAAATATTTATGAAACATATAATCTTTCAAATGAAGAGATCGATTTTATAGAACAAAAAAAATGA